A single window of Drosophila suzukii chromosome 3, CBGP_Dsuzu_IsoJpt1.0, whole genome shotgun sequence DNA harbors:
- the LOC108006656 gene encoding alpha-N-acetylgalactosaminidase-like isoform X1, whose amino-acid sequence MANPSTLPQLSEIHLNQLIGQIKELPYFDGNPSELSRYIARVEYLLQLYPTQYVRQTHIIYGAIERTIVDSAQRVIEEEKSNTWITTKAALIKAFKDHRPYEDIIQHVRDTQYQGSIKLLFHIWQLTMTLLLILICNALRFVYGLNNGLAIVPPMGWMPFERFRCMTDCARFPKDCISESLIRRTADLLLSEGYAAAGYQYLIIDDCWMEASRDEATHELLPSLDRFPSGMMALGNHIHNIGLKFGIYHDVGEKTCMFRGPGAAGHFKLDAQTFAKWGVDYVKMDGCYASEEDIDWGYPAFGAAMNQTGRHMVYSCSWPFYKSKPNYSLIAKHCNLWRFAVDIQDSFTSVTNIMSRYSSKQDILTAHSGPGRWNDPDMLVLGNFRLSYDASRLQIAIWAVIAAPLIMTNDLDTVRPEIKELLQNPDVIAIDQDPLGQPGRLVLAVRNLQVWVRPVTPVSDFGKNSFAVAFVNQGGFGACPLCPQTFEVPLHRIGLQNRMGYYVIDLFNGTNILGLFKPKDSFITRVNPEGVNFYKFTVVPYY is encoded by the exons atggcaaACCCCTCAACGTTACCCCAGTTGTCCGAGATTCATTTGAATCAATTAATCGGCCAAATCAAGGAATTGCCATATTTCGATGGAAACCCATCGGAATTAAGTCGATATATAGCCAGAGTGGAGTACCTTTTACAACTATACCCTACTCAATACGTCCGACAAACTCACATCATATACGGAGCTATAGAGAGGACCATTGTCGACTCAGCCCAGAGAGTCATCGAAGAGGAGAAATCTAATACATGGATAACAACTAAAGCAGCCCTAATCAAGGCCTTCAAGGATCATAGACCATACGAGGATATTATACAACATGTGCGGGACACCCAATATCAAGGAAGCATAA AATTGTTATTTCACATCTGGCAGTTGACAATGACTCTTCTTCTGATTTTGATTTGCAATGCCCTTCGATTTGTATATGGACTGAATAACGGGCTGGCGATCGTACCTCCGATGGGCTGGATGCCATTTGAGAGGTTCCGCTGCATGACGGACTGTGCCCGCTTCCCCAAGGACTGCATCAG TGAATCGCTTATCAGACGTACGGCGGACCTCTTGTTATCAGAGGGCTATGCTGCTGCAGGATATCAATACTTGATTATCGATGACTGTTGGATGGAAGCGTCTCGAGACGAAGCGACTCACGAGCTTCTGCCCAGCCTCGATCGATTCCCCAGTGGAATGATGGCTCTCGGCAATCAC ATTCATAACATAGGACTGAAGTTTGGAATTTACCATGATGTGGGAGAGAAAACATGCATGTTCCGTGGCCCTGGAGCTGCTGGGCACTTTAAGCTAGATGCtcaaaccttcgctaaatggGGCGTTGACTACGTCAAGATGGACGGCTGCTACGCTAGTGAAGAAGATATCGACTGGGGATACCCAGCCTTTGGAGCGGCTATGAACCAAACGGGCCGGCACATGGTGTACTCCTGCAGTTGGCCTTTTTATAAGTCAAAG CCAAACTACTCGTTGATAGCGAAACATTGCAATCTCTGGAGGTTTGCTGTTGACATACAAGACTCGTTTACATCTGTGACGAACATAATGTCGCGATACTCCAGCAAACAGGATATTCTGACAGCACATTCTGGCCCTGGTCGCTGGAATGATCCAGATATG CTTGTCCTGGGAAACTTTAGATTAAGCTACGATGCCAGCCGTTTGCAGATAGCTATATGGGCAGTGATCGCTGCCCCTTTGATTATGACCAACGATTTGGATACCGTACGTCCGGAAATAAAGGAACTCCTTCAGAACCCTGATGTAATAGCAATAGATCAGGACCCTCTGGGCCAGCCTGGAAGGCTCGTTCTTGCGGTGCGAAACCTTCAG GTTTGGGTTCGGCCTGTAACTCCGGTAAGTGACTTTGGAAAGAACTCTTTTGCAGTAGCCTTCGTCAATCAAGGAGGCTTTGGTGCTTGTCCCTTGTGTCCTCAGACATTTGAGGTACCCTTGCACAGAATAGGCTTGCAGAACCGCATGGGCTATTATGTAATA GACTTGTTTAACGGCACCAACATTTTGGGATTATTCAAGCCAAAGGATTCATTTATTACGCGAGTTAACCCAGAAGGCGTTAATTTCTACAAGTTTACTGTGGTTCCTTACTACTAA
- the LOC108006656 gene encoding alpha-N-acetylgalactosaminidase-like isoform X2, which produces MYRRKYKKTFISSFSDQLLFHIWQLTMTLLLILICNALRFVYGLNNGLAIVPPMGWMPFERFRCMTDCARFPKDCISESLIRRTADLLLSEGYAAAGYQYLIIDDCWMEASRDEATHELLPSLDRFPSGMMALGNHIHNIGLKFGIYHDVGEKTCMFRGPGAAGHFKLDAQTFAKWGVDYVKMDGCYASEEDIDWGYPAFGAAMNQTGRHMVYSCSWPFYKSKPNYSLIAKHCNLWRFAVDIQDSFTSVTNIMSRYSSKQDILTAHSGPGRWNDPDMLVLGNFRLSYDASRLQIAIWAVIAAPLIMTNDLDTVRPEIKELLQNPDVIAIDQDPLGQPGRLVLAVRNLQVWVRPVTPVSDFGKNSFAVAFVNQGGFGACPLCPQTFEVPLHRIGLQNRMGYYVIDLFNGTNILGLFKPKDSFITRVNPEGVNFYKFTVVPYY; this is translated from the exons ATGTATAGAAGAAAATACAAGAAGACTTTCATCAGCAGTTTCTCAGATC AATTGTTATTTCACATCTGGCAGTTGACAATGACTCTTCTTCTGATTTTGATTTGCAATGCCCTTCGATTTGTATATGGACTGAATAACGGGCTGGCGATCGTACCTCCGATGGGCTGGATGCCATTTGAGAGGTTCCGCTGCATGACGGACTGTGCCCGCTTCCCCAAGGACTGCATCAG TGAATCGCTTATCAGACGTACGGCGGACCTCTTGTTATCAGAGGGCTATGCTGCTGCAGGATATCAATACTTGATTATCGATGACTGTTGGATGGAAGCGTCTCGAGACGAAGCGACTCACGAGCTTCTGCCCAGCCTCGATCGATTCCCCAGTGGAATGATGGCTCTCGGCAATCAC ATTCATAACATAGGACTGAAGTTTGGAATTTACCATGATGTGGGAGAGAAAACATGCATGTTCCGTGGCCCTGGAGCTGCTGGGCACTTTAAGCTAGATGCtcaaaccttcgctaaatggGGCGTTGACTACGTCAAGATGGACGGCTGCTACGCTAGTGAAGAAGATATCGACTGGGGATACCCAGCCTTTGGAGCGGCTATGAACCAAACGGGCCGGCACATGGTGTACTCCTGCAGTTGGCCTTTTTATAAGTCAAAG CCAAACTACTCGTTGATAGCGAAACATTGCAATCTCTGGAGGTTTGCTGTTGACATACAAGACTCGTTTACATCTGTGACGAACATAATGTCGCGATACTCCAGCAAACAGGATATTCTGACAGCACATTCTGGCCCTGGTCGCTGGAATGATCCAGATATG CTTGTCCTGGGAAACTTTAGATTAAGCTACGATGCCAGCCGTTTGCAGATAGCTATATGGGCAGTGATCGCTGCCCCTTTGATTATGACCAACGATTTGGATACCGTACGTCCGGAAATAAAGGAACTCCTTCAGAACCCTGATGTAATAGCAATAGATCAGGACCCTCTGGGCCAGCCTGGAAGGCTCGTTCTTGCGGTGCGAAACCTTCAG GTTTGGGTTCGGCCTGTAACTCCGGTAAGTGACTTTGGAAAGAACTCTTTTGCAGTAGCCTTCGTCAATCAAGGAGGCTTTGGTGCTTGTCCCTTGTGTCCTCAGACATTTGAGGTACCCTTGCACAGAATAGGCTTGCAGAACCGCATGGGCTATTATGTAATA GACTTGTTTAACGGCACCAACATTTTGGGATTATTCAAGCCAAAGGATTCATTTATTACGCGAGTTAACCCAGAAGGCGTTAATTTCTACAAGTTTACTGTGGTTCCTTACTACTAA